The window AAGAATCCGCTATCGTTACCGATATCGCCGGTACCACTCGTGATGTATTGCGTGAACACATCCATATCGATGGTATGCCTTTACACATCATCGATACCGCTGGTCTGCGTGATGCTTCTGATGAAGTAGAGAAAATCGGGATAGAGCGTGCATGGGATGAAATCGCCCAAGCAGACCGTGTTCTGTTTATGGTAGATGGCACCACAACCGACGCAACGGATCCAAAAGACATTTGGCCAGACTTCGTTGATCGCTTGCCAAACAGTATTGGCATGACGGTGATCCGTAACAAAGCGGATCAAACAGGTGAAGAAATGGGGATCTGCCATGTAAACGATCCGACTCTGATTCGCCTTTCTGCAAAAACAGGCGCAGGTATGGATGCTTTGCGTACTCACTTAAAAGAGTGTATGGGCTTCTCAGGCAATACGGAAGGCGGCTTTATGGCTCGTCGTCGTCACCTAGATGCGCTAGAACGTGCTGCTCAACATCTTCAAATCGGCCAAGAACAGCTTGAAGGCTATATGGCTGGCGAAATCTTGGCAGAAGAGCTGCGCATTACTCAGCAGCACTTGAATGAGATTACCGGAGAGTTCAGCTCTGATGACCTCCTCGGCCGAATCTTCTCCTCATTCTGTATCGGTAAATAATCAAAACACGCGGTGTTAAGCATAGGTTTAACACCGCGTTTCTTTTTGTACTGGCGCTAATAACACGTTGGCGTCAGTGAGGCTCAATAAAGGAAGACACATGATCCACATTATTACAGGCAGTACGTTAGGTGGCGCAGAATACGTTGGTGATCACCTAAGTGATCTACTCAATGAGAACGGTTTTGAAACAACGATCCACAACCAGCCGGAGTTGTCTGCGATCGAAAACCAAGGCACTTGGTTGGTGATCACTTCAACTCACGGCGCAGGTGAATACCCAGATAACATTCAGCCTTTCATTGCTGCATTACAAAACACATCGCCTAAGATGGCAGACGTAAAGTTTGCTGTGATAGCGATTGGTGACTCAAGTTACGATACGTTCTGTGCTGCAGGCCAACATGCTTACGACCTGTTAGAAGACATTGGCGCAACGCCAATCACAGACTGCTTGAAGATTGATGTACTTAGCCACGACGTACCTGAAGACGCAGCAGAAGTGTGGTTAAAGGAAAATCTGGCTCGCTTTTCTGCTTAATTTCTCTATAACAGAGTCGCATTGCGGCTCTGTTTCTCCCCATTGTGAATAACTCCCCTCAAAAAATCTTGTTCAACCGCTCAAAAAACGCCCAAACCATCTGTGGATAAGTCAGGTAAGATCCAGTGATTTTCCTTTAGTTATCCAAAGAACAACTTAGATCTTTTTTTACCCCTGTGTATAAAACCTCATTTTGATCTCAGGAAATCCTCGATCTGATCAAGCCATGATCACAAGATATGATCCAAAGAAGATCCATGATCTTGTTGATCATTTTCTAGTTATCCACAGAAACGTGCGATCCTAATAATAGATCCAATAAAAGATCATATATATAGATCTTATATATATAGTCTTAGGGACTAAAATTTGAAAAGCGAGAAAACGATTCTCTCTCACACAGAAAAAAGGTAAAATACCGCTCTTTTTTATCTGTTCATTAAATCCTTTGAATACCTGAGGTCAGTTCATGCTTTATCACGAAAACTTTGACGTCATTGTTGTCGGTGGCGGACACGCAGGAACGGAAGCCGCGCTCGCATCTGCACGCACAGGACAAAAAACACTCCTCCTTACCCATAACATCGATACATTAGGCCAGATGTCTTGTAATCCGGCGATTGGTGGTATCGGTAAAGGTCACTTAGTAAAAGAAGTGGATGCTATGGGCGGTCTGATGGCTGAAGCCATTGACCATGCGGGTATTCAATTCCGAACACTGAACGCCTCTAAAGGTCCAGCGGTTCGAGCAACACGTGCTCAAGCTGACCGTGCATTGTACAAAGCGTACGTACGCAACGTGCTAGAAAACGCACCAAACTTAACTCTGTTCCAACAATCGGTTGATGATCTGATTGTGG is drawn from Vibrio campbellii CAIM 519 = NBRC 15631 = ATCC 25920 and contains these coding sequences:
- the mioC gene encoding FMN-binding protein MioC, with translation MIHIITGSTLGGAEYVGDHLSDLLNENGFETTIHNQPELSAIENQGTWLVITSTHGAGEYPDNIQPFIAALQNTSPKMADVKFAVIAIGDSSYDTFCAAGQHAYDLLEDIGATPITDCLKIDVLSHDVPEDAAEVWLKENLARFSA